The Gemmatimonadota bacterium genome contains the following window.
CCTGAACGGCAAGTCCGCGCAGGAACTGCCCTCGTGGTTCGAAAACTGGGAGAAGACCGGCCTGATCTTGTGGATGGACGACGGAGACGGCGTCATGCGGTATTCGGCCGGTGACGACAACGAGATCTTCCGCGGCGGCTCCCTGTCGGCCGCCGAACTGGCCGACGTGCAGGTCGACCACCAGGCCTGGCTCGATTCGGAGGGCGCCGAGGGTGCGGACGGACGCACGGCCCTCAGGGCTCGGGGGCTTTCGGGCCCGGACCGTGACATCATCGTACTGGCGACGCCGGAGATGGCCGAACTGGCCAGCTGGATCATCGCGCTTGTCGCGGCCGGCGGCCTGGCGGCGGCCCTGTCCACCGCCAGCGGGTTGCTACTCGTCATTTCGTCCAGCGTTTCCCACGATCTGTACTACCGCGTACTGCGCCCGAACGCGACCGAGAGTCAGCGGCTCTCCGTGGGCCGGGGCGTGATCGGCATCGCCGTGATCGTGGCCGGCGTATTCGGCATCTACCCGCCGGGATTCGTCAGCCAGGTGGTGGCCTTCGCCTTCGGCCTCGCCGCCGCGAGCTTCTTCCCCGCCATCGTACTGGGCATTTTCAGCAAGCGCGTGGGTACGATACCCGCTGTTTGCGGTATCCTGGCCGGCATCGGCTTTACGGCTTTCTACATCATCGCGTGCGTGTTCTTCGACATGGAAACCTGGACCTTCGGACTGTTTGCGAACGGCATCAGTCCCCAGGGGATCGGCTCGATCGGCATGCTGATCAACTTCGCCGTGACCCTGGCGCTCACGCCGCTTTTCCCCAAACCCGGCAAGGAAATCGAGGCCATGGTCGACTCGGTCAGGGAACCGGAAGACGCGGGTCCCGCGGTGATGATCGAGACGGCCCCGGAACATTGATCCGCGGGAGCCGGCGCCATGTCCCTCTCCGTCATCATCATCGCCCGGAACGAAGCCCAGAGGATCGAAGCCTGCCTGCAGAGCGCGCGGTTCGCCGACGAGATCGTGCTCGTGGACTCGGGGAGCACTGACGACACCGTCGACATCGCGCGGGAGTACGCCGACCACGTCGTCGAATCGGAGTGGCTGGGTTACGGGCCGACCAAGCAACTGGCCCTGGAGCATGCCACGGGCGACTGGATACTCTGGCTGGATGCCGACGAGCGCGTTCCGACGGATCTGCGGGATGAAATCCTCGCCGCCGTGGCCAACGTAGCCGTTGCGGCCAAGGGCGATTTCGCCGGTTACCGGATCGCCCGGAAGACGTTTTTCCTGGGACACTGGATCCGGCACTGCGGATGGTACCCAGACTACGTGCTTCGCCTCTTCCGGCGCGGGGCCGACCCCCGGTTCACCGACGACGAGGTCCACGAGGCGCTGCGCATCCGGGGACCGGTCGCCGATCTGAAGCACCCCATGATCCACGATACCGATCCCACCCTCCACCACTACCTGGCCAAGTTCAACAGCTTCACCAGTCTTGGCGCCCGCCAGCTCTACCGGTCGGGCCGGCGTTTCCGTTTGACAGATCTGGTTTTCCGTCCGATTTTTACCCTGTTCAAAATGTACGTGTGGCACAGAGGTTTCCTGGACGGCCTGCCGGGCTTCATCCTGTGCGGCCTTTCCGCCTGTTACGTTTTCACCAAGTACGCCAAGCTCTGGCACCTACACCTCCGGGGCTCCGCCGACGCCGAATCCGGCGCGGGGGGCTCATCCTCCTGAAACCGCGCATCCACCGGCGTCTTCCATGCAATCGCTGTCCGTCGTCGTGATCACGTACAATGAGGAGCGCAAGCTCCGGCGCTGCCTGGACCCGGTTTCCTGGGC
Protein-coding sequences here:
- a CDS encoding glycosyltransferase family 2 protein; translated protein: MSLSVIIIARNEAQRIEACLQSARFADEIVLVDSGSTDDTVDIAREYADHVVESEWLGYGPTKQLALEHATGDWILWLDADERVPTDLRDEILAAVANVAVAAKGDFAGYRIARKTFFLGHWIRHCGWYPDYVLRLFRRGADPRFTDDEVHEALRIRGPVADLKHPMIHDTDPTLHHYLAKFNSFTSLGARQLYRSGRRFRLTDLVFRPIFTLFKMYVWHRGFLDGLPGFILCGLSACYVFTKYAKLWHLHLRGSADAESGAGGSSS